gactatttttagtttaagcggtaGGGTGGACGACTAACTGTATTCATCTGTATTTTCAActatatattttatctttttagtCGTTTTTATATGCAGGAAATAAAATTCTTTGTTAAACACCCGCCTATTTTATCGCCACATATCAATTCCAACACTAACACCGACATAATCTCCGACCTCAAAGAAAAGCTTACTCCAGATCAATACAAACTATTTGATACTACTTATTTTGGAGGATTCCTCGATATGAAGTATTGTGAGGTTCAACATCAGTTGCTCAGGTGCTTCATGGTTCTGCAGCTCGAAGAAAGTCCTATTGATTCATTTTTAATACATGTGAATGGTACAACATTATGCTTTTCACTCAGGGAGTTTGCGGTAGTTACTGGTCTCAATTGTGTTAGTGACACTGGCGATTTTGAGTTTAACACAAAGATGCCTAACAGGATTGTGTATACATACTTTGGCAGTGCAAAGAATGTCAAGAAGAAAGATTTGGTGAAATGCTTTGATGACAAGAATTGAGGTTTTGACAATGATGGAGATGCCATTAAAATAGTTGTGTTGTATTTCATACATACattcatattatccactaaaaagaAATACACAACCATTCCAAGACTACATTTTGACTTGGTTGAGAGAGGGAGATATTGTGATTACCCATGGGGTAAGGAGGCATTCAATGCCCTTCTCAAATCTATTAGCAAGAAGATGGATTCCCAGAAGAAGTATTACAGGATAGCTGTGATGCCTCTTGCTATGCAAGTATGGTTGTACGAGTGATGTTCAAAGGTCGACCCCAAAATTGCACTCCGAGTTGATAACCGGATTCCCAGAATACTTGATGAATGGCATGTTCAACGACCAGGAAAATGtggtaatttattattatttaattaactGGTATTTTTATTCAACGTATGTTTCTGTTATTAAAAACAATGGTAAAATTCAATGCTAAATACAGATGAATACATCATACATCTATGTTCATGTTTCCACAAATAACAGCAACACAACATAATACATAATACAGCTTTACAGCTACACATTTAATtcaatattataaatattttatacaatacatgtgaatacatgtaCATACATATTTGCCCATAAACATAAAGAAGAGTATATTAGTAATCATACAGCAAATGTGATTTACATTGAGTGTATTTCTATTTTCAGATGAAATACAACAACATTCAACCAACCGCTAGTGAGCTTGCAGTTATTCAGGTGCCTCCGGATGGCGTTGATATAGAGAAAAGTCCTATTCATACAGACCACAATGAAGAGAATTCTGATGACTTTAGTCCTACACTGCATCTTCAGTCGAAGAAGAAACATGATGCAAGCGGTGGTCCATCTTTATCACCACCTCACAAAAAGCGCAAATAATAGTTAATTGATCCATCAACTGCAAAGAGTCCAATACCGAATATGTCTGCAAAACCTCATGCCAAGAATCCTCCTACTGCTAAGATTGAAATCAAGGAAACTGTATTGAGGGATAAGAAGCCAGCTGATTGTAAATCTGATGATTTGTCTGTTTTGAGGTAGGATCTAAATTCATTCAAGGATTATGTAAGTATTGTTAATGCATATTCGTCTTTACAGTATATGTATTAACTTTCCTATTTATTCTAACCCCTCTCTAATTGTTTGTGTAATTATTAGGTGATAGGCAGTTCACTTCTCTACCAACATTGATCAATGACAATTTCAAAAAGCTTTCTGAAGAGGTTAAAGCCAATCAGGATATAGAAAGGGTATATCAAAGAAAGAAATATACTGGGAGACATGATGGTGGTATTTAAAGGTCAACCGAGGCCAACTTGTGTGATAATCCCGGAAGTCAAATACAACATGATATAACTGTTGGGGAGAATTCAGAGGTTAAATATTTTTTACCTATTTAGTATATATGTACTATAATGATACATGTTTAATCAGTGTATTTACATGTATTCAATATTAAGTTCTgaattaatgtattcatgatattCTGAATACATGTTTTTAGTCAGCTATTACTATGTTTCACTTTAATCAGGTATACAACAACATACATAATTCAAAATACACTTATATACATGAGAATACACCGTTATATTAGTGAATACATTTACAGAATACGTTAAAAACAGTAAGATACATTCGAATACAGTGATAACCTTAAGTATATACAGGTCTGCCACAATACAATATACATAAGTGTATACACCTACTCTGAATTTAATACTTTATGTTTATTCTAATATGATAAacatatttctttcaaataaataatatattaatgTATTCCATTGGGTATATGTTTAGGctatgaaaaagaaaatgaataccAACATTCGCGTCGATGGACTTTCACATGCTAATTTAAGTGTAGACACATTAAATGCATCTACAGAGCAGATTCATGTCTGTGGTGAATTTAGAGATGAAGGGCCTACTGAATCATATGTGTCGAGTGTCATACCACCCAAAACTGACGAGTATTTTTGGTGACCCAAATAGAATCCAGTTTGATATTCTACCTCATGCCGGTCAAATGTCTGGAGAAATACATGTGTCCCAATTTGAGTTGGTCGACGATGACCTTCCAAGTCAGATTCCTGAATTAAGAATTGTGATACATCTTGCAGCTAAACTTGTTGATTCAACGCCTTTACCTTCACATAGGACTCGGCATCCAAGTCAATAGAATTCTTCGCCTTACGAGACAAACTTGGACTCAGTCGGTCAGTAAATTTGTATACAAATATATATTCTGATTGTCTCATTAATATCCTATTAACTTCTATCAAGCTATATTTTATATTACCATATTAACTATAATTAGATATCGCTATTAGTGACTCCGATGAACTGCAAGTACTTCAATGATGTTGACtcccatttttgacaaaaattaTCCCCTTGAAGATGATTTAATCTCGGGGCCACATTATACTTCAGTCATTCAAGAATTCGATAAATGGGTTCGTGATGGTGTGCTTGCTAAACATGATCAAAAGTAAGTTTTGTTTGATTTATAATGTATGGTTTTACCCTTTATAATGTGaagactattttttttaaaaccttgTAGAAAGGATAAGGATGACCATTACAAGAAACATAAGTTAactgtaatgactcgaccggtcattttgagtgttacAACCTTGCTTCCCCCATTACTGCTaaaattgggctttacagttgttgtgtgacttgccggggtaaatgattcgggtccggtgaggttttggaatgaattgaaacacttagtttcaaggtttaaagcttaagttaaaatagtgaccggatatcgacttatgtgtaaacgacctcggattcgaattttgatgattccaatagctccgtatggtgattttggacttaagagcgtgttcgaaaaaattatttgaaaatccgtagtggaatttggcttgaattgccgaaagttgaattttgaaaagtttaaccgggggttgactttttgatatcgaggtcggaatcatattttttgaaattggaatagctttgttatgctatttatgacttgtacgaaaaatttgagttcattccggattgatttgctatgtttcggcatcgaaccTAGAATGTTTGATGTCGATTTTTCAAGAatatgtggtatcacattaagaacATGTGCTCCAAATCcagttttgattgaagtattagatccgtattgaaattatggagccataacaaaaagaatcgttgaattcggacatcgtatgagagagttatgcctatttccgTGTCAGGAACGGTTTTCCGTCGCCGcaagcgcccagggtagcgtggggcgctagccctgccGCTGGGAATTTTGGGATTCTGGAAACTGCGCCACatgcagcgccccacgctacctgtgatgCCCGAAATAGCTGAGGGTCTATAAAACGAGGTtcttgccatttttactcatttttgagtttatggagctcggtttaggcgattcttgggcgactttcacggaaaaacattggggtaagtgttccttatcctatattaattatatttcatgattccatattcatttacatcatgaatccgtgaatttatggaagaaaaattagatttttataaaatcttccaaaaatataaaatgaagatttgaaggtcaatccgatgtcggaatttgataatttttatatgattggactcgtatcggaacgagtgttcggattttataatttttgtcgggttccgatacgtggtccccacaggcaatttttgagctaatttcggatttttatggaaaattagcattttcatatggaattgattcctatacctcgtgttgattgtatcaaattattttgactaagattcgaggtGTTCAGAGGCCAAATCACGaggaaaaggcttattggaataaagaatttgcttggattgaggtaagcaACTCTtataatcttggagttgagggtatgaaccctgaatatatgtattttgtgaattgttgggaggtgacgcacatgctaggtgacgggcgtgtgggcgtgcactatagcaattgtgacataattatttatgtggaattttatagttaaataaccttggtattttccatgcgattttatgtgttaaagaaattgagctgaaaagcatattacaaatcatgttgaggctatgtgccagtaatattgggacccacagaggtcatattgctgtgaattattgtgttaaattgaaaagtcatactcagtcatattcattttattgcatatcataactcagttttatgactctattttgatgcataaaaatattttgggccgaattccctgttttactgagatgcccgagtggcttgagaagtttatgactgagtgaggtcaaGGGTCTGATTTATGTTTCatattcatgggatcgggctgcactccGCAGCatattgcatatttatgggatcgggctgcacgccgcagcatgtttgatatcggccgagggcctgatttgtgaggatgagtgtagatcggggatgcccgcctgcagcatacctgagtgaggacgagggcctaatttgtgaggatgagtatggatcggggctgcccgcctgcaacatactttattattatagcacatgagttgtccgtgcagcacgtgagttgttcgtgcagattatagcgcttgggctgtaggagcctctccggagtttgtacacacccccagtgagcgcaggtacctactgagtgtgagtgctgagtgactgggagacatgagtgattgtgaggtatgcccgagtggcaagagtgattgtgaggtatgcccgagtgggacgagtgactgtgagatttgcccgaggggctgtatatgagtgatgttctgcccgaggggctgtttatgatttttatcattgagttgcattgcattggcatgcacacatgacatacatgcatagagatgtatttcatTGTGAtgtactgcatcacatcattcatgattttacacacattgttgacagatgggcatagtgatgcatttgtttttacacgggttatccggaaggaaaatgaaacatcttatttattattgataagattttgagagaaatttattgttttcaaactattcatatttttggcaactccagcaaatgatttgggttttcactgatgtatttgaaagaaagaactactattttgaaatcatgatttggctgagcattttgtctctgagttacttctggtattatttgctttatgttgttatggattgttgtggactattgattTTGGACCCGACTTGGTGGaagatcgtcactacttttaacctatagctaggtttgttacttactcagtacatggggtcggttgtaccgatactacatttctacacatttcgtgcagatgttggctgatgttgttgctgtgatcgatggttgcgggacttgaagatgtacctgcattcctgttgtagctgcctcttgttcagggtagccttagatttataaaagctctgtttatgcattattcaaacagactatgtatttatttcatttccgctttgtatactctattcttaaaagctcatgatttgtactaccagttcttggggattgtacacgattaagacctttattcacttaaattgctttaataattattattaaaattggATAGTTAGGAATCGGCTTACctaatgggttgggttaggtgccatcacgactagttggattttgggtcgtgacatcaacaCTGCCTATACCGTTGGATTTTGGAGTTCATGAAGTCACTTACAAAAATTGGTTTTACCTTCTATCATTTGACGGGCAACTATGGAATGACAATTTAAGATATATCCCTTATACATTCAATTTAGTTATATTCAATTTTTTCATTGTTTGTATTCAATGTATTGAAATAtgtattcagtgtattttacCTGTTGTATTCATGATGTGTCAATATTTGTATTTCATTATTTCATTCGTATATTCAAAGTTTGTAGTAACTGTATTCATTATGTTGCTCTCAGTGtttcaaatatatatttattaacaATAGTTAAATTATTCCTAAAACATATTACTGCTATATTCAGTATATTTCAGTGgttgttttcactatttttctggttgtattcattgtattttattgtattcactatatttcaaacttaacTATATTCACTGattatattctattttattttctatgtttgtattcaatatattttaatattttataatcaCTGTATTCGCTGTTAAGAAGatggtttttattttttttgtatttaatgTATTGACGCTATGTATTCAATTTGTATACAACATATTAATGTCATATTTTACTACTTGAGAAAGAAAGGCAAGTATAACCAAAGTAACATATTCAAATACACCACTGTTGATTGTATATTCAAGACAAGAATTGCTGAAATCTTCGACAAGTATAATGATACAAATAATGATGCAAGTGTAGCCAAGGAAGAAGATGTTGTATGCGAATACATAAGGGGCTACGGATTACTAGCTAATATACCATGGCTACAATGTATTGATACCAGTCAACTTGAAAGACAAACTTCATTGGATATTGACAGTTGTATCAGTTAAGGAGAGATGTATTAATGTATATGACTCCTGCCGATCAGCAGGTCATGATGATTATGTTAGTTCTGAGATAGATAAGCTTACTAAGCTTATACCTATGTACCTATCGATCAGTGATTTTTACAGAGACAAGCATGGCAAGGCATAGATTGGTCCCGGGAACCAGCATACAATGACAAGGCACAAACTGACGCTTTTGATGTTGTGTTTGTTTCAAATGTGCCTCAACAAAGATCTGGGAGCATGTATGCATTCAATCCTTTTTCTGATTCTTGTATCATTTATAATCTTATATATATGCATTGTATTTAACTGCTGTTAATCTACTTTTTCAGGGATTGTGGTTTGTATGTCGCAACATATGCAGAGTATTTGAGCATTTATGGCAGCATATGCAGAGTATTTGAGCACTTATGGATTGGTTCCACAAACAACCTTTGATGTTAATTTACTCCGTCAAAGATATGGTGCACTCCTTTGGGACTATGCTATGCGGAAGTTGGACGCCGATGCAATAAGCGACAATGAAGCACCCAAAAAGATTGTTAGACAAATCACAGAATCAGATGCTTCTGTGAAGATAGTTTTAGAATAGTTTTCTGTTATACGGATTGTATTTTCAGCTTATTACTAAATTGTATCATGGTTTTATGCAACCTTTTTGGTTTTGAATACATGAATGTCTTCTTGTCTTGATGAAACTATCACTcagaatacattcaaattttttttatatgCTTCTGTATTTAAATTCTCATGGTTCAATACTCAATTTAacattaatattttttcaaaagttttgaaaataatataataaaacgtagttatattaacaatatttatGTTATGCTGTTAATACATATATTCTGTTATATTTATGTATTAGTGTAATCATGTACATAGTTGTATTATGTATTCGACtctcgagggtgaaaaatccgggttgtgacataTATTCATCTATGTGCTTACGCTATCCAAATCTATTCCATTCTaattgacacacacacacacacacacatacatacatacatacacacacacacacacacacacacacacacacacacacacacacacacacacacacacatatatatatatatatatatatatatatatatatatatatatatatatatatatatattatttttttatttatgctGTTAAACTTCATTTTGAATCGAATTAGAtacatacatataaatacattattttttaaagCTACCAGAAAACGTAACAACATTCAATTTAGTCATCTAAACTTAAAAAAATCATCCAGTAACAATCCAATACacataaaaattaatatgtaaTAACAAGCTTGAACACATCCAAAAATAATGAttgtaggaattaaaatcagaacATTAACTAATTCCTACTTGGAGCATTTCTACAAGTATGCTTATTATGTCCACCTTGCCCACATATACTACACgaatgttgatttttcttctgaAGCAATTCACTTAGCGACTTTTCGCGCTTTTTCTTTGGCCTTCCAGGTGGTCTCTTCCATTTGGGTGGTAAGATAATTTCCTCTGATATATGTACTGGTATATTCCATTCACTTCGATCGGGGAGAGGATAAACGAGCACCTAGTATGTCATTACAACAGACTTTGATTTGTAATAGTCCGAGCAATAATCTTTCGGCATTAGAAACTTTCTTTTCAAGACAGCCCAAGCATGTATGCATGGTAACTCGTCAACTTGGAACCGCCCACAACTGCAATATTTCTTTAAAAGGAAAATGGTGTAATGCCTTCCTTCATCACTCACCATGTGCAAGTGTTTAGCTGATGGTACAACCTgcattaaaaggaaaaatattagttttggacatttgtacaaaacATGTATCTGTCAATGAATACATGGATTACAcacaatatacatgaatataagaaaaaaaatatttgaaatacaCTAAATTCAAACACTATTTATTAAGCAGACTATGAAAGTGAATACATTTATTTGTGAAATACTataaaatacagtaaaatactctcaatacaaatagaaaatcaatgaatacaaccaatgaaatatactcaatacagcagtaataacatgtactaggaataaataaaatattgttaATACAAAATAATCTTGAATACATATAATACAACTGTtagatacaatataatacaagCACTAAGTTTATTATGAAATATGCACGTAGTAGATTACTATTACAGGTTGTATCTGTCATAAATACATGATATATTCATATATCTTAATTTTGTCGATACAAGTAATTATAGCAAACTATAAAAAACTTACAGTCACACGTGTAGACAATGCTTCATTCAATGTAAGAATCTCCTGATATTTTTCCCAAGCGTTGTGTACGTATGTGAAGCTTCTTTTCGATTGCTGCAGTTCCAACGTCCAAACATCTTCCTAACTTCTTCTAGGAAGTCATATATTGGCAATTCTCTTGCTGATACAAGTGCCGAATTGATTAACTCGGCAATATTTGACGTCATATTCTATCCCCGGTTAACAGGTGCATACAACCTAGCTCACTTTTTATATCTAGCTAATTTCAAGTAATCTTTCACCCGAATATCTACCTTCTCCACCTTTTCCATTATACTATCAAATTCATCCTGGGTGTATGCTTTTGCCATTGAAAAGTATACCTCGCTCAACTTCTCATGGCTCCTTTTTGAATTTCTTGTATACGTTGTTCCATAGATGCCATATACAAGCAAAATGAGGTGCGGTAGGATACACTCTCAATACAGATTTGATGATGCTCTCATTCCTATCTGAAACGATGCACATGTTTTCCCGTTCGCCATAGGCTACCTTAAATTTCTCAAAGAACCACAACCAAGCAGCATCATTCTCTGAATCAACTACACCATATGTTAGTGAAAAtatatgtcctgtaaatacaatTGCATACAAATAAAAAAACATCATTACATCTGTATTAAAAAATCAAAGTAGCATTTTCTATGTTAATCTACCTTGTATGTATTTTTTTAACTGACTAATCTGCACCATCCAATGTGCTAGCCGAGACAAATGTCCCTGTGTATGCTGATTTTAGGTGGCTGCTATCCACAATGACGATGGGTCTACAGTAATCGAACACCTTTATAAAAGCATACAACGATATATACAAATACATGAACTCATTTTTAGGAGATTTTTTCATTCTAATATGTGAACCAGGATAAGTCATATCCAGTGTATATAAGCACCCTGGTAATTTATTGTATGAATCAACTGGTTCACCCCTAAGAAAATTCCCTGCCTTTTCTCTAGCGCGCCACGCCAACATGTAACTAACATCTATACCAAAGTCCGatttcacatcatcaattatatctTTTGGTGTGTATTTCCTCTTATGATTAGTAAACTTGGACCTAATCATTCCCCCAATCAACCTACTGGTTGCTTGACATTGCTCATACACCTTATCCTCCAACGGACATGTATGTTTATCATTGAACTCTTTCACTTTGAATATTTGTTATTTGTTAATACTAGAAACCTTAAATTTCTATTCATAGTCCTGAGAAATACACAACAAGGTATAGCTGCAAATACATTTGTGTTATTAATATAATTGGTTATGTATGGATAAAATATATACAGATCACGGCAGGTTAATATTACAAACAATGAAATACAAAGAAATACAATGTGTGTTACATGAATACACCATAAAAAATGTTGAATACATTGTATACAACAATGTATTATAAATACATTAATATAAATGGTTCATTTCTCCTATAAAGTTCAGCACATTTAATTAAAAACACTGATACATAAACATATGATGAAAGAAAGCATATATTATGAATACCACATAATATATGCTGTATTTATAATATGCTGCCATGGATACACTATAAAACTATTACGAATACACAAAcatacagttgaatacaacatATTGGTGAAGAGGTTGTAAGTAATAACACTCAAACCTGATAGCATTTGACCTATCAACCCAGAATTGAAACCTTTCAACAATTGCATATTGCTCCATCACTGCCTTCAATGTGGCCTTATCCTTAAATACTTGTCCAATTATCACCTCTTTTTTATTAGTATTTGAAATAATCAAAACTCTTTCCGGTTCGAAAACCTTAATTGGTTCGCCTGAGTTTAAAGACGCAAGTGCAAGTGTATCAATTGTATTAAATTCATTCACCCATCTGTTGAGTCAAGTTGTATTAGGTCACCTTGAATTAATCTTCCTCCACCTATAATTTCTTTATCCAATATAGTTATACGCGATggatattgtaacgacccgactggtcgtttcaagtatttgcacttcactcggtagtttgagggcaagAGTAgttccgtatgatgtattatgacttgtgcgaatcgtcgattttggttttcaggttattcggaatcaatttggaagaatgaattttattgtttgaagctttaagttggaagagttgaccaagtttgactttttagcatttgacatcgaattggaatttttataGTTCCGTTacgtccggatggtgattttggactcgggcgtatgcccggatttgtaaTTGGATATTTTTAGAAGGATTCAATACTAATTggagaaagttaaaaatttgaaggtttgaaaagttcataagtttgaccgaaagttgactttgagaatatcagattcggattgtagttccgagaattggaatagcttcgttatgtcatttgggacttgtgtgcaaaatttgagttcattccagactgatttgatgtgtttcggccttagttttggaagttgaaatttcaagttcattTAATGttaatttgaggtgcgattcatcgttttgatattgctatgtatgatttgaggcctcgactcggtccgtattatgttatgagacttgttagtatattcgtatggggtcccgaggggcccgGGTGAGTTACAGACGTATTTTAGATCTTCTTTCATTCATGTGGGATGGCTGGCCTTTGCTGAActtggtgtgaccgcacctgcggaatattGGGCGCAAGTGCGGAGCCAGAAATGTGGCCAAGTGAACATAGACGCGAAGTAAAGATGGAACATGGCATCCGCAGAATCGGGGAagtggaccgcatctgcggtagcGCAGAAGCGGGGATGTGTGCAGGAGTGCATCTTGCGTCGCACTTGCACTTGCGCAGGAGTGGGTCCTgtggcgcaggtgcggaagggtGGTGTTCCAGTATTTTCCGCAGGAGTGGAGttttgtcgcagaagcgacgccgcagaagcgacccttttgttcgcaaatgcgaaattgcTGGGCAGATTCTATATATTTTGAGGTTTTGGCTCTTTTATGATATTTCGGGATTTGGGGCtgggattgaggcgatttttgaagtaATTCTcactatatggattggggtaagtgttctctacttggttttgattatatttcgtgattctatcttcatttttagtaattggataataaattttaaagagaaattgggggttttagcctacAGTTTCATAAAGTGAgtgtttgagttttgaacatcaattcagagtcgtatttgagtaaaactagtatggttggactcgtaattgaatgagttatcgtattttataagtttcgtcgaGTTCCGAGAAGCGGTCCTAGGTTGGAATTTTGGactgattttgggcttttgattaaagattcgacctttatcgattgagtttgtttcctttgacattatttgatgtatttgagttgcatTTTGGCtcgttttgagccgttcggaggtcaatACGCGCAGGACGGCATTTGTGGAGCATCGCctagcttgctcggtattgggtttggcttgttcgaggtaagtaacacttctaaacttggagctgagagtatgaaccctgattatacgtgttatgtgatttgtttggaggtgatgcacatgctaagtgacgggcgtgttgGCGTGCACTGTAAAAATTGTGACTCGGTCGATCCCGCAGAGCTGTGTAGTCAATTGACTTGTATTTTCC
The nucleotide sequence above comes from Nicotiana tabacum cultivar K326 chromosome 12, ASM71507v2, whole genome shotgun sequence. Encoded proteins:
- the LOC142167102 gene encoding uncharacterized protein LOC142167102, translating into MIRSKFTNHKRKYTPKDIIDDVKSDFGIDVSYMLAWRAREKAGNFLRGEPVDSYNKLPGCLYTLDMTYPGSHIRMKKSPKNEFMYLYISLYAFIKVFDYCRPIVIVDSSHLKSAYTGTFVSASTLDGHIFSLTYGVVDSENDAAWLWFFEKFKVAYGERENMCIVSDRNESIIKSVLRVYPTAPHFACIWHLWNNVYKKFKKEP